In the genome of Bacillus thuringiensis, the window AACTAACACCGTTCGCTTATTATCGTTTCATTTTAGCTGCGGTATTCTATTTCTTCATTATGTAATAAAAAAACCTGCCGAGCTCGGCAGGTTTTTTTATTTTACTATTTTTTCCACCATATTTTCCATTACATGCTCCCAAAGAGAAGTATCATCAGCTAATGTAGCACGGAAATTAGCATACATTTCTTTTTGTTTTTCTTCGAATGTTGGATCTTCTTTTTCAGGTAATGTAGCGCGCATTGAAGTTACTAATTCTTGTACTTTTGGAGCGCGTGGTCCAAAGACGGCTTGTTCATTTCCATCTTTATCAATGAAAATAAAGATTGGAATCGCACGTGCTGTTCCATTTGTTAAATATTGATCCATTAATTCTAAGTTTTCGTCGCGAATTAATAAACTCATTTCAATATTTGCAACTTCAGAAATTCGTTTCATAACAGGTACGCATAAAAGAGCATCGCCACACCAATCAGCAGTTAATACGATAACACGCCAGCCGTCATTTTGACGTTCTTCTAATACAGGAAGTAATTCATTTGGAATTAAAAAGTTATTGTAAATGTGTAGTAGCTCGTATTGGTTTACTTGCATTTCATTCACATATGTATCAAAGGACATACCTTTATCAGCCCATTGTTGTAAGTTCATAATTAACACCTCTTTAGTAAGATTTGCTTTCATTGTACCAATTTTTATATAGAAAAGCTTGTATTCTTACTCTTTCTCGTCACTTAATAATTTATTTAAGAGGAAAAAGAATAGTACGACACATAATTCAGCTATGTTGGACATTTGTACGCTTTCTATCCAATCATCAGCAGTATGAATGACGAACCAATCTAGTGTAATTTCAATGAATGAGAAAAGAGTAATAGAAATCCAATTTGGCATGTTTTGTGTCAGTGGATATAGCAGCGCTTTGAAGAAACTGAAGATGAAAAATGTAATACTGTCTAAGAAAGTGATTAATAAAAAAAAGAGAAGTAACGCAGTACGTGAACTATACTCTATACCTGTAATT includes:
- a CDS encoding thioredoxin family protein, whose protein sequence is MKANLTKEVLIMNLQQWADKGMSFDTYVNEMQVNQYELLHIYNNFLIPNELLPVLEERQNDGWRVIVLTADWCGDALLCVPVMKRISEVANIEMSLLIRDENLELMDQYLTNGTARAIPIFIFIDKDGNEQAVFGPRAPKVQELVTSMRATLPEKEDPTFEEKQKEMYANFRATLADDTSLWEHVMENMVEKIVK
- a CDS encoding YrvL family regulatory protein, with protein sequence MHEEEKFSNLSLKDKTIIISIIALFLIIIFAFIFFVYVGIFQITGIEYSSRTALLLFFLLITFLDSITFFIFSFFKALLYPLTQNMPNWISITLFSFIEITLDWFVIHTADDWIESVQMSNIAELCVVLFFFLLNKLLSDEKE